GGTAAAATTTGTGATGATAATAATGCACTATGCCGGCGGTGCGGCGACATTTTTTACCCCAATGTTAAATTTTACCGACAGAGCTTTCCACAACATAAAAACACGTTTCCACGAAGTAGGCTCTAAATCACTATTTCATGGGAACCATTATAAACAAAACGCTCGCAAAATCTCAGATGCTCATATTGGGAAAATTCTAACTTTAATTGTTCAAAATCCCACAGTTCCTAATCGAGTAATTGCCGAGGAATTTAATGCACTGGGAGAATTACAAATAAGTTTTAGAAGTGTAGAAAGACTCCGTAATCTCTATAAATTAAAGAAGAAGAAAAAAGGATTATGAAATAAGAAAAGGTTTCATATCGCAAAAAGTTTAGATTATTCGAGACAGAAGGGTATCGGGATTTTAAATTATCGATAAAAATTCGAATGGGAGAAAAAATGAAGGCAAAAGAAGATATTTTTCTCCTCACCGTAGAGGAAGTAGCAGATATTCTTCGTGTCCAACCATTAGCCGTCTTTAAGAGATTGTATGGGAAGGAGCTCCGCGCAATTAAATTAGGCTGTAAAACAGTTCGATTCAGGAAGAGTGAGCCGTATCGATATATTAATTGGAAAGAAAGCCAAAATTTTTATGTCAAAGGGAAGAAATTTGAAAATATAGGAGATGTGAACAATACAGTTGACTGCCTTAAGAATGCCACCAGTATATATCCCCTGAATAAATCTGCTCACCTTGAATTAGGCAAAATTTATTATAAAAATATAAAAGAAGACCAAACATATTATGAACTGGCTAAACAAAGATTTGAAAAAGGACTAAAAATTGATTTTGAAGATAGAGATATACATTTATATTTGGGGAAAATGGGGATAACTCCCCAGGAATTAAATTCTCACAATTCAAATTCCATTGAAGAAGAACTATTAACGATAAAGGAATTATCTGAGATATTTAGAGTTCAGTACTTGAAGGCTTACGAAATGGTTATAAACAATGAAATTAGAGGAATACATATTGGTAGATGGAAAATCAGAAGAACAGAAATCGAAAGATATCTTGAGCAACAAGAGAG
This sequence is a window from bacterium. Protein-coding genes within it:
- a CDS encoding excisionase family DNA-binding protein, which encodes MGEKMKAKEDIFLLTVEEVADILRVQPLAVFKRLYGKELRAIKLGCKTVRFRKSEPYRYINWKESQNFYVKGKKFENIGDVNNTVDCLKNATSIYPLNKSAHLELGKIYYKNIKEDQTYYELAKQRFEKGLKIDFEDRDIHLYLGKMGITPQELNSHNSNSIEEELLTIKELSEIFRVQYLKAYEMVINNEIRGIHIGRWKIRRTEIERYLEQQESELVYKWAIEEKELGNIDNAMEYFKETTRIYPFHRDAHLQLAEIYCEKMKSDKIYLLWALKRLEKAFKIDPERLEIQEKIKELEKLKN